A stretch of Malus sylvestris chromosome 11, drMalSylv7.2, whole genome shotgun sequence DNA encodes these proteins:
- the LOC126589809 gene encoding monooxygenase 2-like has product MMARVEDVVIVGAGIAGLATAVALKRAGVEALVLEKSDGLRATGAALTLFPNAWCALDALGVSQHLTSLYAPIKKGYVTDIDTGEIQEVSFAASNGNDPVGPRSVNRKALLKTLADELPPNSIRFASKLTAIETQEHEGSSISVIHMGDGTIIKAKILIGCDGIHSVVARWLGLAEPVYSGRWAVRGLAVFPEGHRLDYNVQQYVGLNRRAGFVPLNDKEIYWFFGTSPAKGTDLGDEPEVIRQEVIENYAKDLPPIYLDIVQHSDLSTLSWAPLMFRYPWNVVFGNLGKQNITVAGDAMHPMTPDLGQGGCLALEDAVVLGRYIGTSFVQNGRLVPKEIDSAIGKYVEERRWRVALLTAGSYLSGWVQHLGPGWVRKFLRDAIFYRFIFTKLVKLSHYDCGKLDF; this is encoded by the exons ATGATGGCAAGAGTGGAGGATGTGGTGATAGTAGGGGCAGGAATAGCAGGGCTGGCGACTGCCGTGGCGCTCAAGAGAGCTGGAGTTGAAGCGCTGGTATTGGAGAAATCAGACGGCCTCAGAGCCACCGGTGCAGCTTTAACCCTCTTCCCCAATGCTTGGTGTGCCCTTGATGCCTTGGGTGTTTCCCAGCACCTCACTTCTCTTTATGCTCCAATCAAAAA GGGGTATGTAACTGACATTGATACCGGAGAAATCCAAGAAGTTTCTTTCGCCGCATCCAATGG AAACGACCCAGTTGGACCAAGGTCAGTAAACCGAAAAGCTTTACTCAAGACTTTGGCAGATGAGTTGCCACCAAATTCAATCCGTTTTGCTTCAAAGCTTACTGCTATCGAGACCCAAGAACACGAAGGCTCGTCCATTTCAGTTATTCACATGGGAGATGGGACAATAATCAAAGCAAAG ATTCTGATAGGCTGCGATGGGATTCACTCAGTGGTTGCCCGCTGGTTAGGACTTGCCGAACCAGTGTATTCAGGTCGATGGGCAGTTCGTGGCTTGGCTGTGTTTCCTGAAGGCCACCGATTGGACTATAACGTGCAGCAATATGTAGGACTTAACAGAAGGGCTGGTTTTGTTCCCCTCAACGACAAAGAGATCTATTGGTTCTTTGGCACATCTCCGGCTAAAG GGACAGATCTTGGGGATGAGCCGGAAGTTATAAGACAAGAAGTGATTGAGAATTATGCCAAGGACCTTCCTCCTATATACCTAGACATTGTGCAGCACTCTGATCTTTCAACATTATCATGGGCTCCGTTAATGTTCAGGTACCCGTGGAATGTAGTATTCGGGAACCTAGGGAAGCAAAACATCACGGTGGCTGGTGATGCCATGCACCCCATGACACCTGATTTAGGACAAGGAGGTTGCTTGGCATTGGAAGATGCCGTGGTCTTGGGTAGATACATAGGGACATCATTTGTACAAAATGGACGACTCGTGCCAAAAGAGATAGATAGTGCGATAGGGAAATACGTGGAAGAAAGAAGGTGGCGTGTCGCGCTGTTGACTGCAGGATCATATTTATCCGGATGGGTGCAGCATTTAGGGCCTGGATGGGTGAGGAAGTTCTTGAGGGATGCCATATTTTACAGGTTTATTTTCACTAAACTTGTTAAACTTTCACATTATGATTGTGGAAAACTTGATTTCTAG